The region AGGCGGTGACCCCAGGGAAGGTGAGATTTTGGGAAGAGCTGGTGCCCAGCCACACCTGGTTGTGGTACCAGGTGTAGCTCAGCACGTCCTTGTCGCCTCCTGTCACCAAACAGGTGAGGGTGGCATTGTCCCCTTCCTGCACATCTGGAGATGGCCAGATCCAGACCCGGGTGGCTGCACGAGAGGGAAAAGTGGTGATCCCTCACTTTCCAGGGgatgggaagggggaaaaatatgGGATATTCATGGAATTGGTTGTGTGGGGAAAGACCTTGCAGctcattgagtccaactgtccccccagcactgcccaggccactGCTGAacatgtccccaagtgccacattcCAAGGATGGGGCTCCTCCAAGGTGGGAAAGTCAGGGAGTGGCAGGACAATAAAAAGAGGGAATGGCCACCACAACCCACAGGTGACACCATTCCCATGGGGTCCCCATGGATTTGTTtgggatgctccatccctggaagtgtccaaggacaggttggacTGGAATTGGAGCATcttgggatagtgggaggtgtccctgcccatggcagggtgggaTTGACAGGATTTAAGGTCTCtcctaacccaaaccattccatggttccatGATCCCATGATCCCATGATCCCATGGTTCCATGGTTCCATGGCTCCTGGGGTGATGGCAGCAGGGCGGTACATGACACAGCCCTTGGAATCACATCCAAGAGGAGCCATGTCCCTTTGCCACATGCCCGGGACACCTGCAGCTTTCTGGGAATACCTCCACCCCCATAAACACGGATTTTCCCCAATTTCCCGCCCATTTTCATTCtgtccatcccattccagctgGTCTCCGTGCTCCttcccccattcccatcctCCCCCATTCCTTCACCTTGTCACCATAACCCAAATCCCATCACTctgtctgctgcctgcagctctccatACCCTTCCCAccctattcctattcccatcccatcccatagATCCCATAGGTCCCATAGATCCCATAGATCCCATCCCtattcccatcccatccattcccatcccatcctattcccattcccactcccattcccatttccatcccatccccattcccatcccatcccatagATCCCATAGATCCCATAGATCATGTAGATCCCGATCTTACCCAATtctcatcccatcccaaaaaatcccatcccatcccatggatcccaccccatcccatcaatcccataGATCCCATAgattccatcccatccccattcccagtgaCTCACCTCCTCCGGAGAAGTTCCCGGTGGTGCTGGTGTTGCCGTGGGGGTTGGTGGCCACGCACCGGTACTCGCCCTGGTCCTGCAGCTGCACGGGGTGGACACGGACACGCAGCGTGTTGGTGGCCGAGGTGACACTGAGCCGTGGGTGGGTGACGGGTGGTGACAGTGCCGTGGAGGCCACCAGGGTGCCGTCCTTGAAGAGggccagctgtgctggtgggaagCTGTCCACGGAGCACTCCAGGATCCCGCATTGTCCCAATGGAGGCTCCAGGAAGGTGGTGAGCACCGGCACCCTTGGGGGGTCTGCTCAGGGTGGGGGGAGAGACCTGAGGATGTACCCAGAGACCCCTGGGACACAGCGAGGTGCCAGCGTCCAGCTCAGTGCCATCCCATCCGTGCCGTCCCATTGACACCACCCCACTGGCACCATCCCTTCTCAGCACCATTGCAGtggcaccatcctcttggcaccaTCCCAATGGCATCATTCCAGTGGTATCAGTCCCTTCCATCGGCACCATCCCAGAGGCACCATCCCACTTGTACCATTCCAATGGAATTATTCCAGTGGGACTATCCCACCAGCACTGTCCCATTGACATCATCCCATCCCATTGACACCATCCCATCCCATCGAcaccatcccatcccatcccatcccatcccatcccatcccatcccatcccatcccattccctctcCACCTCATTTTCTCTCATCCTGTCTCATTCCAGTTCCATCCAATTCATTTCATCCCaatcccatctcatcccaaaTTGTCACAATTCCTTCCCATTCCAATTCTGTTTCATCCATTCCATGCCATGCCCAACCCCTACCCCAACCCCAACCCCAACCCATCCAATCCGAATCCGAACCCCAACCCAAGCCCATCCCATCTCAATCCATTCCAACCCCAACCTAAATCCATCCAATCCCAGTCCCAACCCAGTCCCAacccaatcccaatcccaatcccaaccCCAACCCCAACCCCAACCCCAACCCCAACCCATCCACATGCAATCCCAATATATCCTCATTCCAACCCCAGACCATCCAATCCCAACCCCAACCCATCCCCATTCCCGtccccatcccatggatcccacccATACCatcccattccctctcctcagTCCCTGGGGGGTCCCACTCACAGCAGACACTCAGGGTGACAGCCGGGGACGCGCTGGTCCCTGCGGAGCCTCGGGCCCGGCAGTGGTAGAGCCCGGTGGCAGCGCTGCTGACACGGGACAGCACGAGGACACTGTCAGGACCCTCCTGGAGCCACTTGCTGTCCTTGTACCAGGAGTAGACGGTGTCACCTAGTGGCTCTCCGGCCACCTGGCACGTCAGGAACACGTTGTCACCTTCCAGCACCTCCGAGGATGGTGAGATCAGGACTCgggtggctggagcagggacagtgacagctcagaggggacagggcagagctgggcactgccgGTGTCCCCTTGTCACTCCCATAACCTGTGAGGTGTGACATTCCCACTCTGAGGATTTGGGACAGCTCCGATGTCATACTGGTGCTCCCTGTCCCCTTAGagtgtccccagctcctcctggaggTGCCCAGGGCTGAGGTGTTGGAAAAcaggcagggggtggcactgcGGGGGGAACCTGGTGGCCCTGGGTGGgctctggtggcactgggagggaTCTATGACACTGGGATTGCAGACAGATGGTCATTCCCACAGGATAGGCCACTCCAGCCGCTGGGTGGGATCTGGCTGCACTGGGAGCACAGACGTGGTCATTCCCGTGGGATGGGCTGCTCTGATCCCTGGGAGGAATCTGGGGGTACTGGGAGGGAtttggtggcactgggagcacacACACATGGTCATTTCCATGGGATGGACCACTTCGATCCCTGGGCGGGACCCAGTGGCACTGGGTGGCATCTGGTGGTATTGAGAAGGCTCTGGTGGCACTGGAAGGGatctggtggcactgggatcacACATATGTACTCATTCCCTTGCAACAACCCCCCCAATCCCCGGATCCCGGACTCCCCACCTTGCACGCGCAGGTagagccgccgctccgccgaGCCGTGCGCGTTGGTGGCCGTGCACTGGTAGCTGCCATCGTCAGTCGGCGTCACCTCCCGCATCTCCACCCGCAGTGAGTTGGGGACAGCGGTGACTGTGACCCGAGGGCTGGTCCCGCCAGCACTGGTGGCCACCAGCTGCCGGTCCCgcagcagggccagctgggcCGGGGGATTGCTGGCCACAGAGCACTGGAAGATGGCCAGGGAGCCGCGCTGGGCCTCCAGGAAAACCTCCAGGAGAGGGTCCCGAGGGGGGTCTGTGAGGGGGAAATGGGGTGAGAGGCCAGGAATGGCACTGGGAGAGGGGTCCTGGGGAGGGGTCACAGCTCTGGTGTGctgagaggggaggggagaggaggggagaggagagggaaagggaaaagggaaaatgggaaatgggaaagaggaaaaggggagaaggggagaaggggaaaagggagagtgAAAAGGCAAATGGGataagggaaaggaaagaggggaaaggtagagggagaagggaaaaaggaaaaagggaaagggaagtgaAAGTGAAAGTGAAAGTGAAAGCGAAAGCAAGATGGACAGAAAAcgaaaaggggaaggggaaggggaaaggggaaaatgaaagggaggaaaggaggagaaaggagaaggagaagaaagaggaaaacagaaagggatgggaaagggaatgggaaagtgaaagtgaaagggaaagtaaaaagggaaggggaagaacaggagaagaggaaaggaaaaaggggaaaagaaaaacagaaagggatggcaaaaggaaagggaatggcaaagtgaaaggaaaaagggaaactgaaaggaaaatggggaaaggggaagagaaTGGGTAGTGAAAAGGGAAACAGAAGGGAAGGGGtaagtgaaaggaaaagagaaagggaaaagggggaaagggaaaagtgggaaagggaaaaggggaaaaagggagaaggggaagagaagtGAGATCGATATGGATAAGGAAAGgcaaaggggaaagggaaagggaaagggaaagggaaagggaaagggaaagggagagaggaagggaaaggtaCGCACACAGCACGTCCAGGAGGATGTCGGGAGAGCTCCGGCTGCCACCTGCAGTGCCGGCCTGGCACCGGTAGAGCCCGGCGTCCCTGCTGAGCACCGGCCGCAGCTCCAGCGAGGTGGCCGAGCCCATGGTGACCCGCTGCCCGTTGTGGTACCAGGTGACATTGGGGACAGCTGTGGAGCCGCTGCTCAGGTGACAGGTGAGGGTGGCATTGTCACCCTCCAGCACAcgaggggatggggacacggtGACATtggcagctgtgggcaggaggaaaCAGGGTCTGGTGTCAACAGTGGGGTGACAACACCCCAAGGCCACCAAAGGGCAGCTTGGCTACCCCAGAGGGCAAATCCCAGCTGATCCCAGACTGCCACGGTGGGGACGGCTCTGAgtctggcagtgccaccagcccagggacGTCCCTTTGCCATGTTCCTGTCACACACTGCCAGGGAAGCCCTACCAGGGGCTAGAATATCATGGGGGAGCCACCACGTCTGGATTCATGAGCATGTGCCATTTCCATGTGCCATTTCCATGTGCCATTTCCATGTGTCACTTTCATGTGCCGCTTTCATGTGCCATCTCCACATGCCATTTCCACGTGTCAAACCCACATGTCATTTCCACGGGTCACTTCCATGTGCCATTTCCACATGTCATACCCATGTGTCATTTCCATGTGCCATTTCCATGTGACAATTCTGCCCCTCCTGCCACCACCTCCTGAGCTCGCCCCCTTCCCCAGCATTCCCCTCCCATGCTGCTCTTTCCCAGAACATTCCTTGATGCCACCATCCTGCccccttgtcccctgtccccttgtcccatgtcccctgtccccactcaCTGTCAGCCTTGAAATCCACAACAGCGCTGGCTCTTCCTTGGGAATTCTCAGCCTGGCACACGTAAATCCCCTCGTCCTCCACAACCACATCCCGGATTTCCACCCTCAGGCTGTTGTAGTACCTGGTGACGAGgaccctggggctggcagcttggggacagccctgggtgCAGATGACAACCTTGTCCCCTCTCCAGAGGGTGAGGTTGGATTCGGGCTCGCTCTCTACGGAGCACTGGATGACGCCCAGGCGCCCGCCCTGGAACGAGCTCAGCACCGGCTCCCTTGGGGGGTCTGTGGGGGAAAATAGCATCTGTGAGGTTAGGAGAATTCCCAGAATCCAAGGGATTGGtgcttccagcactgcctggtcATCTGGGTTGGATGTGGTTTGGGATAAAGTGGGAATATGTGGGAGGTGTCACTGCCAAGGGGAGAGGGGTTGGAATAAGAAGGGCTTTGTGGTCCCTCTGAACCAAATCAAGGATAAAACATGGCTGGATCCATCAAGAAACCCTCAGGATCTAGGGGGTTGATGCTTTCAGTGCTGCCTGATAatccaggttggatggggtttaGGATAATCTGGGAATAAGTGGGAGATGTCTCTGTCAAGGGGAGAGGAGGTGGAATAAGAagggctttgaggtccctctGAACCCAAAGCAGGGACAAAACACCTCTGGATCCATTGGGAAATCCATCAGGATCCAAGGGGTTGATGCTTGCAGTGCTGCCTGAGAAACTCTTGGACATCCAGGTTGGACCTGGTttagtgggaggtgtcccttACCATGGCAGAGGGGTCACAATGACCCCTTGATCCCAAAAGCTCAAACCATTCATGCTTCTATCAccatttattgttttaaaaccCTTGGGAAGGTGGGAATCCCCCaaattcctcctctcccaaaCTCCCAGATTTATCCACCAAAGGGAATTTTTCACCCTCCTCACATTCCCCACCCAAGATCTCCGTGCCTGGTGGGGACGGGGGGAAACCTCAGGGTGGGACCACCCCCATCTGAGCCCCAGGACCCTTTGGAATTCCCTCAGGGACACTCACAGAACACTCGGAGCGGAACAACCTCTGACATGTCACTGCTGTTCCCTCTCCGGACCCAGCATTGGAAGGCGCCGGCGTCTTCCCCGCGGACGGACTGGAATTCCAGGGTGGCGAAGGAGCTCTCCCGGAGCCTCCGGCCATTCCTGTACCAGGTGTAGAGCGGCTTCTCTGCCCcaccctctgtccccaggcaggtCAGGGTGACCGCAGTCCCCTCCGTCACCTCCGCCGAGGGCTGGATCCGgagctctgtggctgcaggaggggtgGGATAtcagagaaagagggaaatgcTTCCCATGGATCCATCCAGCTGAGTCCCCTTCCTCACCAGAGCCCGTGGGGTCTTTGTGGGGTGACATTCCCTGCGGACGCTTCAAACAGGGCCTTTCCTGACCCTCTCCTGACcttttcccacatttttccAAGTGCCAGCTTTATCCAGGTGATTTTTTCCCAGTCTCCTCTTCCCACTGGTTGGGCCTTGCCTGACTTCCAGTTCCCCACTGGGACACCCAAATCCAGGTTTGGTTTCTCTGGAATTGgagatttttctcccttttgggtttttttttggggaaCCTAAAGGACGTTCCTCTTGGACATGGATCTGGGGGACTCTTCtctccttctgctgcctctgtcaCCCCAAATTATCCAAACCTGGGGGTCAGTGACTGGTGGGGAAGGATGGGGCAGAAAAAGTTTGGAtggatttattaatttttggcatttttgggaaacaaaaccctccaaaagcagctgaggaggggacaCCAGAGAGCCCCCAGGACAccaatgtccccagtgccaccacaggggtccctccagccctgtggGCTGTGCGCGTCCCCAGATTTGGGGGTTCATCCCCACCCCGAACCCAGGAGTGTCACATCACCCCAGGACTCACCATGGGTGACAAGGAGCTTGGTGGCACTGGAGTTGCCGTGGGCGTTGCTGGCGGTGCAGCCATAATTCCCGTTATCCCAGGGTCCCGTTTCCTCAATTTTGAGCCGCAGGGAATTTCGGGAGGAGGTGACATGGAGCCGCCTGCTCAGGGCCACCTCGGCTCCACTGGTGGCCACCACGGTGCCATCGTGGTCGATAGTCAAGGTGGCCGGAGGGTGGCTGTCCACAGAGCAGAGGACAATGACCAGCCGGCCACCTTGGGTGTCCTGGAAGAGCGTGAGGGTGGGAATTCGAGGTGGATCtgtgggatgggagaggaggcTGAGGTTGGGATATCCTTGGGAAAAATCCCGGAGTGGTTTGGGGGGGAGGGGACATTAAATTGCACATGAtcccatggacagggacaccttctgctctcccaggtggctccatccaacctggccttggggacttccagggatgggaaatgTCCCCCCACCCAACCTGGATGTCACAATCTGCTTGTGCCATGTGTCACCAGGTCAGATTTAGCCCAAAATTGTCACAACTGACCGGTGGCTGggttatttttccccctcaaaacCTCCTTGAGCTGTTCTTATCCCGCTGGATTCTCCATGAGAAACCTCCTCAGATCTTACAGAACGGAGGGAGATGCTGTGATGGACATGTCCCAAATGTCACTAAGTGTCACCTTCACACCCGGCTCATGGCCAAAATTTATTGTATTCCCATAAAACTCAACCATAGGGCTGACTATTCCCCCATCTGCCCTTGGGGTGCTCAGGGAGAGGCTTTGCCattaattttttggggggatttccTGGATTTTTGAGGGGTTTGCACGGCCCCACGTGGCAGGAGGTGGTGGCACTCACACGTCACGCTGAGGCTGATGGCCTGGGCAGTGTCACTGCCCTGGCTGTTGGTCACTTGGCAGGAGTAGTAGCCGGCGTCCCCGGAGGTCACCGCGGGGAAGATGAGGGTGTGGGCCGCGCCCTCCTGGAGCCATGCCCCGTTCTTGTACCAGGTGTAGGTGAGCTCCTCGGGGTGTCCCTCCCGCCCGGGGACATCGCAGGACAAGGTGGTGGCCGTCCCCTCGAGCACCTCCGCTGCGGGGCTGGCTGAGATCTCCGCAGCTgagggagaggggacacggtcagggtggccctggggacaggaaaaCAGAACCCTGCCGCCCCAAATCCTCCATTCCAGAGCCTGGGGGAAGATGGGAGCCCCTCAGGGGTGACAACAGAGCTGGCGGACATTTGGGTTTGTCCCCTGCCACCAGCTTGGGGACACCTGGCTTTAGAGCAAAGCCCCGGGGGCCAAACTCATGCTGGGTAGGGAAGGGTCTGTCACATTTTGGGGTAGGCATGGGGGAGTTAGGGGGGGTCTGAGGGAGGATGCTCAGGCATGGAAGGCTGGAATTGGTCTGTGCTGCGGGATTTGGTGGGTATCTGGTCTTTATCCCtgtgggggtggggaggggctgggctggaattccccgatttgctggagctgcccctggattcctggaagtgcccaagaccaggctggatcacctgggacagtgggaattATCCCTGTCCATGGATGGGGTGGAATTGTTTGgatttaaggtcttttccaaatcaaaccattccaggattctggagCTCTTTtgctctgggagagctgggaatgttcccctggagaagggaaaattcCAGGGAATCCTCAGAGTCCCTGAAGGgtctccaggagagctggagagggattggggacaaggcctggagggacaggacacagggaaaggacattgggaaaggggacattgggctgggatGTTGGGCAGcagttgctggctgggagggtggggaggggctgggctggaattcccagatttgctggggctgtccctggatccctgggaatgtccaaggccaggttggatgcaTTTGGATCTACCTGGGATAGCAGGAGTTGCCCCTTCCCACCATGGCTCTGGATCTCCCCAAGCTCCCaacccctttcccagctctgctctctccctggctggaaATCCCTCCCCATTTTCTGGGAAGACAAGGGACACGGGTGTGGCACAATGGGGCCACCACCCTCCTTTTGCATGGCCACCCCAATTCCCAGATCTCAATCCCAGTCCATGCCACCCCAACTCGGGACACTCAGCCACATCCCACCCCTCCAGATCTCCGGTGGCACTCACAGAACACGCGGAGGGTGACAGGAGGTGacacccctgtccccaggacatTCTGGGCCTCGCAGTGGTACCTCCCGTGGTCCTCACGGCGCACTCCCTGCAGGgccagcaccctctgggtgCCCACGGCCACCCCGTCCTTGTACCAGTGGTACCCCGAGACTGGGGGGTGGCTGCTGCCAACCTGGCAGCTCAGTGTCACCGTGTCACCCACGCCGATGTTCCCTGAGGAAGGGCTCAGCAACACCTGGGTGTCCTTGGGGCTGTCTgtggggggacagagggacgCGGTGGGGACAGAGGAACGTGGTGGGCACAGGGCGCTGTCACCAGGGAAAAGAGGACAGAGGGACGcggtggggacagagggacatgGTGGGTACAGGGCGTTGTCACCGGGAATAGGGGACAGAGGGATAtggtggggacagagggacgTGATGGGTACAGGGCGCTGTCACCAGGAGAAAGGGGACAGAGGGATGTGGTTGGCaccagggaaaaggggaggTGGGTGACAGCAGGTGGCACCTAAGGGACAAATGTGGCCGGGGAgcaggaaagggagggagaaaacgctgcagggaaggagggggtGGCAGGAAGGGGACCTGGCCgaggtggcagtggcagaggtGTCCCCATGCCCCCACCCCACGTACGCCTGACCCGCAGCACCACCTCTGTGCTGGCCCTCTTGGCTCCCTGGGacacctggcagagcagcttctTGGAATGGTCCTTCCAGGAGAAGGAGCCGGTCAGGTTCACCTGCCAGCCAACCCCGGTGGTGTCCAGCTGGACGTGGCCGGACACCTCGGACACCCGGGGGTCGTAACCCTCCCAGCGCAGGACGACGTCACCCGTGGGACAAACGTAAGGCGTGGAGCACTCCAAAGTGGCCTTTTGTCCCTCGGTCTGCTCCCCATTGCTGGTGACACTGGGAGGATCCAGATCCTCTGGGatggagagcagagagcaggatgaCCACGTGGAGCGGGGAGGAATGGGATCTTTTTCGGGAATTTTTTATggaattttggcattttttacCCACCTGAAACGCTCACGATGATGTCCCGAGATGCTGACCAGCGGTCGCCGTTGACGATCTCGAAGCGGAACCTGTAGGGCCCGCTGTCCCCTGGTGTCAccccctgcagcagcatggTGCAATTCCGGGCCCTGGGGTCCCCCAAGAGCTGGGCACGACCCCCAAAACGGGGATCCACGTCCTGGGGGGTGGCGGAGTGGAACACCACTGCCCGCTGGCCGTCGTAGTCCTTGTACCAGATGGCCACAATGCCATCGGCGGTTGTCACCTCCGCGGGGTAGCTGAAGGTGCAGGGGACAACCAGGCAGGACCCGCCGCTGGCCTTGAGGGACTCGGGGTAGGAGACcccccaggagcccagggctgtgccagg is a window of Sylvia atricapilla isolate bSylAtr1 chromosome 4, bSylAtr1.pri, whole genome shotgun sequence DNA encoding:
- the SIGLEC1 gene encoding sialoadhesin, translating into MSPLPRWHRRSRRQSLLCRRDAVSSVSPGSATMHLPRCLMLLASLVPPALGSWGVSYPESLKASGGSCLVVPCTFSYPAEVTTADGIVAIWYKDYDGQRAVVFHSATPQDVDPRFGGRAQLLGDPRARNCTMLLQGVTPGDSGPYRFRFEIVNGDRWSASRDIIVSVSEDLDPPSVTSNGEQTEGQKATLECSTPYVCPTGDVVLRWEGYDPRVSEVSGHVQLDTTGVGWQVNLTGSFSWKDHSKKLLCQVSQGAKRASTEVVLRVRHSPKDTQVLLSPSSGNIGVGDTVTLSCQVGSSHPPVSGYHWYKDGVAVGTQRVLALQGVRREDHGRYHCEAQNVLGTGVSPPVTLRVFSAEISASPAAEVLEGTATTLSCDVPGREGHPEELTYTWYKNGAWLQEGAAHTLIFPAVTSGDAGYYSCQVTNSQGSDTAQAISLSVTYPPRIPTLTLFQDTQGGRLVIVLCSVDSHPPATLTIDHDGTVVATSGAEVALSRRLHVTSSRNSLRLKIEETGPWDNGNYGCTASNAHGNSSATKLLVTHATELRIQPSAEVTEGTAVTLTCLGTEGGAEKPLYTWYRNGRRLRESSFATLEFQSVRGEDAGAFQCWVRRGNSSDMSEVVPLRVFYPPREPVLSSFQGGRLGVIQCSVESEPESNLTLWRGDKVVICTQGCPQAASPRVLVTRYYNSLRVEIRDVVVEDEGIYVCQAENSQGRASAVVDFKADTANVTVSPSPRVLEGDNATLTCHLSSGSTAVPNVTWYHNGQRVTMGSATSLELRPVLSRDAGLYRCQAGTAGGSRSSPDILLDVLYPPRDPLLEVFLEAQRGSLAIFQCSVASNPPAQLALLRDRQLVATSAGGTSPRVTVTAVPNSLRVEMREVTPTDDGSYQCTATNAHGSAERRLYLRVQATRVLISPSSEVLEGDNVFLTCQVAGEPLGDTVYSWYKDSKWLQEGPDSVLVLSRVSSAATGLYHCRARGSAGTSASPAVTLSVCYPPRVPVLTTFLEPPLGQCGILECSVDSFPPAQLALFKDGTLVASTALSPPVTHPRLSVTSATNTLRVRVHPVQLQDQGEYRCVATNPHGNTSTTGNFSGGATRVWIWPSPDVQEGDNATLTCLVTGGDKDVLSYTWYHNQVWLGTSSSQNLTFPGVTASDAGSYQCSVQTPTRNHSATPATLNVLYPPRNLRLQSFLESSQGTATILLCAVDSHPPAQLTLLREGHPVASSPPRGGDNPRQSIRVFPSPNALRLEFREASEEDEGEYECQARSALGVKHASLTLRVQATKVLVRPSAEVAEGTEVTLTCQAPHAQPGTLYTWFKNGRWVTEGPEPSLRLPGRRSDAGLYGCRAGRGSRAAPVTLSVLYAPREPSFVALVEPQSGGQAVLLCSADGVPAPDIAVSRGQGHPPLATTRGPSDPRFEVRATPTSLRVEMARLEPGDEGLYLCSATNSHGSATASLRLQVPGVALTVEPSQDVPEGAKATMSCSATAWGDKGVNYTWYRDGRWLWEGPSGSLVLSPVSSADAGSYQCRASGTWGTATSVPLSFSVLYPPRAVSVSTFLENQEGRGAIVLCTAQSHPPSWLSLHHRGHLLATSLSPAVTPGLRAVPSHNALRLELVALGAAAGGRYVCVATNALGNATASADFDVHTLSHLQTYQVLSWLLITTVVVATMVLLAVKVWPRIRKFRRWSRAEDTLELRSKQELPQMDGPS